The window TAGCGCTCTATGCTTCCAGTGCAGCGATCGCTCTCCCGATCCTCACCCCCAGTCTAGTCGTTTGGTTGATCGCCCTGCGACCCACCTCTCGTGCCTAAGCGTTTTTCACTATCCCTAACCCAGGGATGCCAGTTGTTACAACCTATCCTCAAAATACCATGTCCTATCCTCGCTTTTTATCCTACCTACTGACCAGCTTGCTGGGAACGGCCATCAGTCTCTCTCTCAACGTCGCCGTTCAGGCTAGCAGTCCTAAATCTGACCGGATAGCTCCTCCCATTCTAGGATGGCGCAGCCTCCTCAACCTTTTTACCCAAGAACCTCCAGAACCGCCTAATAATGGTGGTTCTCGTCCTATCAATAACGACGGTCTCTGCTGGATTGCTCCTGTGAACCGCCCAGACGCTGCCGTGGTATGGAGCGATCGCCCTACCCTAACCTGGTATAGCCCTAACGACGTTATCACTCAAGTGCGGCTCACGCCCATTGATGATCGCCATCCAACTCTGATCTATGATGTTTCTGCTGAGCATCAGAGCCTTGTTTTAGACTTACCTATCTATCAACTAACCCTTGATCGCCCCCTTGCTGTTGGCGTTACCTATGAATGGCAGATGTATCGCCAAGTGCCAGGAGCAGAGAACCCTGGAGCACCTCTACCACAACTGGAACTAATCCGGGTGATGGCAACTGAGGAAAGCGATCGCCTCGCAGCGGACTTAGCTCAACTGGAACAAACCCAGAGCGATCAGGGGATTGTGGGTGAAGCCGCTATGCTTCAGCGATCGGCTTTCTTTGGACAGCGAGGGCTGTGGGCGGAGATGTGGAACAGTCTACTAACCCAG of the Candidatus Obscuribacterales bacterium genome contains:
- a CDS encoding DUF928 domain-containing protein codes for the protein MPVVTTYPQNTMSYPRFLSYLLTSLLGTAISLSLNVAVQASSPKSDRIAPPILGWRSLLNLFTQEPPEPPNNGGSRPINNDGLCWIAPVNRPDAAVVWSDRPTLTWYSPNDVITQVRLTPIDDRHPTLIYDVSAEHQSLVLDLPIYQLTLDRPLAVGVTYEWQMYRQVPGAENPGAPLPQLELIRVMATEESDRLAADLAQLEQTQSDQGIVGEAAMLQRSAFFGQRGLWAEMWNSLLTQPEPSTELEQAIYDTLVSLCSLSEQEMG